In Thermospira aquatica, the following proteins share a genomic window:
- a CDS encoding CPBP family intramembrane glutamic endopeptidase, which yields MKKLQNSHLWFSLVWATFILFVVPIGVSRFAFLIFGPPAPSLAWKLTMLVQFVLAYSLVFFCASSHPSRKALFRLPQKPARLFGTLVLVWTSVLFSLSGLVFILAILANMGTEGQIAQQLSRDLVDYQGAYGILFGSLEYGGFWEKVAIFVLVVGLVPMTEEWLFRGLVFDSLTRHFSPRWTILFQAGLFAVLHPLGFYTIFYLAIGLLLGWFRYTFRSLWAGIWAHQFQNSLAFVSFLGGGREMLTIDPMQLDPGQLWIIVPFTLIMVGIAILAIRSLVTWPTTPTENSGQNEAHYPR from the coding sequence GTGAAAAAACTTCAAAACTCTCATTTGTGGTTTTCCCTTGTATGGGCAACGTTTATTCTGTTTGTTGTTCCTATCGGAGTTTCTCGTTTTGCATTTTTGATTTTTGGCCCTCCGGCCCCATCCCTTGCCTGGAAACTCACCATGCTTGTTCAATTCGTGCTGGCGTATAGCCTCGTGTTTTTTTGTGCTTCTTCCCACCCCTCACGGAAGGCGCTTTTCAGGCTTCCTCAAAAACCCGCCAGGCTTTTTGGAACTCTTGTCCTGGTATGGACCTCCGTTCTTTTCTCGCTCAGTGGGCTTGTTTTCATTCTCGCTATTTTAGCCAACATGGGCACCGAGGGGCAGATCGCCCAGCAGCTCTCACGGGATCTTGTAGACTATCAAGGGGCATACGGCATCCTTTTTGGTTCTCTGGAATATGGAGGTTTCTGGGAAAAAGTGGCTATTTTTGTTCTCGTTGTGGGTCTCGTCCCTATGACTGAGGAATGGCTTTTTCGGGGACTCGTGTTTGATAGTTTAACACGACACTTCTCCCCTCGATGGACTATTCTTTTTCAAGCAGGACTTTTTGCGGTTCTCCATCCCCTGGGTTTTTATACAATTTTTTATCTTGCCATCGGGCTTCTTCTGGGATGGTTCCGTTATACATTTCGCTCCCTCTGGGCAGGGATTTGGGCTCACCAGTTTCAAAACAGTCTCGCTTTTGTAAGCTTTCTTGGTGGAGGAAGGGAAATGCTTACCATAGATCCCATGCAGTTAGATCCCGGCCAACTCTGGATTATAGTACCTTTTACCCTTATCATGGTTGGCATTGCCATTCTGGCAATACGATCTCTCGTAACATGGCCTACCACTCCCACTGAAAACTCAGGGCAAAACGAAGCGCACTATCCCAGGTAA